A DNA window from Centroberyx gerrardi isolate f3 chromosome 3, fCenGer3.hap1.cur.20231027, whole genome shotgun sequence contains the following coding sequences:
- the LOC139922973 gene encoding forkhead box protein D2-like: MTLDNKLMEETDIDVEGDGNKDVRNADYSSLKEGSADLEQSASSFTPKGREEGDFAARLRVGPGRRAASVKPPYSYIALITMAILQSPKKRLTLSEICDFISQRFAYYREKFPAWQNSIRHNLSLNDCFVKMPREPGNPGKGNYWTLDPMSADMFENGSFLRRRKRFKRQHFHLGTLKDGGAQERSLMPGFPFLGAHRVGSCLQGPALDLYHDLGVGSRLGSHTGPSIPPVRSILPALSSFLSRTVGHKTFPPCQTLTFEHFDPGHCATVPSLAPNSPFMSPVSLHGMIPNYPVAQLPNFPTGIIKVSSNLI; this comes from the coding sequence ATGACCTTGGACAACAAACTCATGGAGGAGACGGACATTGACGTGGAGGGAGACGGTAACAAAGATGTGAGAAACGCGGATTATTCGTCGTTGAAAGAGGGCAGCGCCGACTTGGAGCAAAGCGCGTCGTCCTTCACTCCTAAAGGGCGGGAGGAGGGAGACTTCGCAGCCCGGCTGCGGGTCGGTCCGGGCAGGAGAGCCGCCTCGGTGAAGCCGCCGTACTCCTACATCGCTCTCATCACCATGGCCATCCTCCAGAGCCCGAAGAAGCGACTCACCCTCAGTGAGATATGCGATTTTATCAGCCAGCGCTTCGCGTATTATCGAGAGAAGTTCCCTGCGTGGCAAAACTCCATCCGTCACAACTTGTCGCTAAATGACTGCTTCGTCAAAATGCCCCGGGAGCCTGGCAATCCCGGGAAGGGGAATTACTGGACGCTGGATCCCATGTCGGCCGATATGTTTGAGAATGGCAGCTTTCTTCGGCGGAGGAAGCGCTTCAAGAGGCAACATTTCCATTTGGGAACGTTAAAGGACGGCGGTGCGCAGGAGCGCAGCCTCATGCCTGGGTTCCCTTTCCTCGGAGCGCACAGGGTGGGCTCCTGTCTGCAGGGGCCCGCTTTAGATTTATACCACGATCTGGGCGTAGGAAGCCGCCTGGGTTCCCACACTGGTCCCAGCATCCCACCTGTTCGCAGCATCTTACCTGCGCTCTCCTCGTTCCTCTCCAGGACTGTGGGGCACAAGACTTTCCCTCCTTGTCAGACTCTAACCTTTGAACATTTCGACCCGGGACACTGCGCCACTGTCCCATCTTTGGCTCCCAACTCCCCGTTCATGTCTCCCGTCTCCCTTCATGGAATGATACCCAATTACCCTGTTGCCCAGctgcccaatttccccacgggcatcattaaagtttcatctaatttaATATAA